The Agarilytica rhodophyticola genome has a window encoding:
- a CDS encoding Lrp/AsnC family transcriptional regulator yields MATVSLDNYDKKILKALQSNAELSMADLGDQVGLSHTPCWRRVKRLEEEGFIQRRVTLLSADKLNLNVSVHAYITIKSHDEDSLLAFESAVQEVHEIVECYSISGEKDYLLRMIVANVDHYEKLLKKTLVHLPNVASVNSVFALKQVKYTTALPL; encoded by the coding sequence ATGGCTACAGTGTCATTAGATAACTACGATAAAAAAATACTAAAGGCCTTACAAAGTAATGCCGAACTTTCAATGGCAGACCTTGGCGATCAAGTTGGCTTATCACACACCCCTTGTTGGCGCAGGGTAAAGCGCTTGGAAGAAGAAGGGTTTATTCAACGCCGAGTTACTCTTCTATCGGCAGACAAACTTAATTTAAATGTTTCTGTACACGCCTATATTACTATAAAAAGTCATGACGAGGATTCCTTATTAGCCTTTGAGAGCGCTGTTCAAGAAGTCCATGAGATTGTTGAATGTTATAGTATCTCTGGAGAAAAAGACTACCTTCTGCGTATGATTGTGGCAAATGTCGACCACTATGAAAAACTCCTGAAGAAAACCCTAGTACATTTACCTAATGTTGCATCCGTTAATTCAGTATTTGCATTAAAACAGGTTAAATACACGACAGCGCTCCCCCTTTAA